The following proteins come from a genomic window of Anopheles ziemanni chromosome 3, idAnoZiCoDA_A2_x.2, whole genome shotgun sequence:
- the LOC131287605 gene encoding pancreatic lipase-related protein 2-like: MVYISGWRFLVGLTVILVGGLMLHGEAADSDLNEVRIGFGTSFSARRDVRFYLYTPLNNVDAHVFSVDTVDTVMRSFYNSSHPVRIIIHGWFNNASSLVIQGIKDAYLDVGDYNVIGVDWSLGAGESYFRASQYTIAVGLVVADLINQLVRSNLTDIERLHLVGHSLGAHIAGNTGHSLKSQQLQVIYGLDPASINFFQDEPDTRLSLDDAAYVEVIHTNTQFSGYPAPLGHVDFYMNYGRKQPGCKTDICSHGRSTEYFIESLSKATKGFWGVGCNDYNEIKSRTCYNIKQLALMGGEFRQKNVTAGIYTVETLADPPYAMGYVH; the protein is encoded by the exons ATGGTCTACATCAGTGGCTGGAGGTTCTTGGTCGGCTTAACGGTGATACTTGTCGGTGGACTCATGCTACACGGTGAAG CTGCTGACAGTGACCTGAATGAGGTGCGTATTGGTTTCGGAACGTCTTTCAGTGCTCGTCGAGATGTGCGGTTTTACCTCTACACCCCGTTGAACAATGTGGATGCACATGTCTTCTCGGTCGATACGGTCGATACGGTGATGCGTTCGTTCTACAACTCAAGCCATCCGGTCAG AATTATCATCCACGGTTGGTTTAACAACGCGTCTTCGTTAGTGATTCAGGGAATAAAGGATGCATACCTGGATGTCGGCGATTACAACGTCATCGGTGTGGATTGGTCGCTCGGTGCTGGTGAATCGTACTTTCGCGCCTCACAGTACACGATCGCGGTCGGGTTGGTCGTGGCCGACCTTATCAACCAGCTCGTCCGCTCCAACCTAACCGACATCGAGCGACTCCATCTCGTGGGACACAGTTTGGGTGCACATATTGCCGGCAATACTGGCCACTCGTTGAAAAGCCAACAGCTGCAAGTGATCTACGGGCTCGATCCAGCCTCGATAAACTTCTTCCAGGACGAACCGGACACCCGTCTCAGCCTGGACGATGCCGCGTACGTAGAGGTGATCCACACCAACACCCAATTCTCTGGCTATCCGGCTCCGTTGGGCCACGTGGATTTCTACATGAACTACGGCCGGAAGCAACCGGGCTGCAAGACGGACATCTGCAGCCACGGTCGCTCGACGGAGTACTTCATCGAGTCGCTATCGAAAGCAACGAAAGGGTTCTGGGGGGTTGGTTGCAACGATTACAACGAGATCAAATCACGAACGTGCTACAATATTAAACAGCTCGCGCTGATGGGCGGAGAGTTCCGGCAGAAGAACGTTACCGCTGGCATATACACCGTCGAAACGTTAGCAGATCCACCGTATGCTATGGGGTATGTTCACTAA